A region of the Campylobacter subantarcticus LMG 24377 genome:
AGTCATTTCAGGTAACAACCTATAACCATCTGAATTTACTATATTTCCTTCAGCATCTTTTGTAAATTGTCCATTTCTAGTATAAGCTATAGTTCCATCAGGCATTTGAATTTGAAAAAAGCCATTGTTACCTGCAATTGCCATATCAAGACCTGAAGTTGAAGTTTGTTTTAAACTACCTTCACTAAAAATTTTACTCACAGCTGTCACTCTTGAGCCAAGACCCACTTCTATACCACTTGGGTGTTTTGTGGTGCTTGAAGTTGAAGTACCTGCATACTTCATAGTTTGATACATCAAATCTGCAAATTCTGCACGAGATTTTTTATAACCCACTGTATTAACATTTGAAATATTATTTGAAGTTACATCAATTTGTGTTTGTTGTGATACCATCCCTGATGCTGCTGTATATAATGATCTTAACATTTTATCTATCCTTAGTTTTATTTAGTACTTGCTAATTTATTAATAGCTTCTTGATTTAAATCATCCATATGAGATGTCATGACTTTTTGATACATCTCAACCATTCTATTTGCCTCTATTAATCCTACCATTTCTGTAACTGGATTAACATTTGAACCTTGGGTGAAACCTTGCTTTACGGCACTAGAATTAGGCAAATCTCTAATTTTATTTAAATTATCAATTTTATACATATTATCGCCATCTTTTTGCAAATCTCTTAAATCATCAACCTGTGCTACGAATAATCTTGCTATATCTTGATTAGACGCACTAATTATTCCATTTTTATCTACATTAATAAAAGAAGTAGAATCTCCTACACGTATACCATCATTTTCAGGATTATTAAAATAATCACTACTTAAAACTCTATATCCTTGACGATTTACTAAATAACCCTCATCATCAAGTTGGAAATTTCCATCCTGGCTTAATCTTACTTCTCCATTATTGGTCTTGATCAAATAAAAAGTATCCTCACGAGCAAGAGCCAAATCTAAAGGATTATGTGTCATTTTCATAGAACCCACACTAAAATTAGTGTAAACATGATTAACTTGCGGAACTCTATCTATAGTTGTATTTACAAATCTTGCAGCATCTCTTGTGTGATTTTCTATAGGTAACTCATCTTGAGTTTCTTTAAAAATCCTTTTAAAATCTGCAATAACAACATTATCTCTTTTATAGCCACTTGTATTAACATTTGCTAGATTATTAGTCACAACATCCAAACGATTAAACTGTGTAACCATAGCACCAGTAGCTTGATAATAACCATTTTGCATTGTTTTTCCTATCTAAAATCTTTATTTTTTGTACCAAACAAAGCAAAATGTGTTCCAAAATATTTTTATTTGTTTTTAATTAATCTTTAGGCATAATATTTAGTTTTACACTCACTACTTAAATACAAGGGGTATCTATGGCTAATGGAACTAATGTTTTAGAAGAACTTTTCAAAGAAAACTCTAAAGATTATATCACATATGAAAAACTTGTCAAGTATTTTGCAAAGCTTCCAAATACAACAAGTGCTAAAAAAATCCATGATTTAATGGATAAATACAAAGTGGAATTAATTTCCTCAGCCGAAATTGCTAAAAAAAGAAATTTAGAAGAAGCAAAAAAATTACAAGAAGAAAAACAAAAATTACAAGATACAAGTTTAGAAAATGAATTTGATTTAGCCAATGAAAATGATTTGCTTGAGTGGAGTAGATCAGACTCTCCTGTTAGAATGTATTTAAGAGAAATGGGACAAATTGCTCTTTTAAACAAAGATGAAGAAATTGAAATTTCTAAAAAAATTGAATTAGGCGAAGACATTATCATTGATGCATTTTGTTCAGTGCCTTATTTGATTGACTTTATTTTAGATTATAAAGAACCTTTAATCAACAGAGAAAGAAGAGTTAAAGAACTTTTTAAAAGCTTTGAAGATGATGATAAAAGTGATGATGATAAAAGTGATGATGAAGTAGACCATGAAGATGATGGCGAACACGAAGAAAGCGAAAACTCAAACGAAAAAAAACCTAAAAAAACTAGCAAAAAAGAAGATGAGAGAACTTTAAAAGTTATAGAAAGTTTTAAAGCTCTAGAAAAAGCAAAAAAGGAGTGGCTTAAAACTATTTCTACCATTAATGCAGAAAAAAACAACGATGAGTTATTGGATAAACTAATCATCGCCTTTAAGAAAAACATACTAAAAGAAAAATTAATGGATCTAGGTCCTACTTCAAAACTCATTTCTGAGATCGTAAAATCCATGGAAACTGCATTAAAAAGTGATGAGGAATTTGACAAAGAATTAAAACGTCTAGAGTATCGCTTACCGATGTTTTCAGATGAACTCAAACAAAGACACCAAGATATTTTAAAAGATATTACTAAACTCAGCAAAGAAGAAATCGCTGAACGCGCTTTAGAAACAACTATGGTTAGCACCTATATGGAAATTAAAAAACTAATCCAAACCAAAGAAGCTAGTCAAAATTCTTTTGACTTAGAAAAAGATCAATTAAAAGAAATTCTAGAACAAATCAAACGTGGTAAAAAAATCTCAGATGAAGCTAAAACAAGAATGGCCAAATCAAATTTACGTTTGGTTGTAAGCATTGCTAAAAGATATACCAACCGAGGTTTGCCGTTTTTAGATCTAATCCAAGAAGGCAATATAGGTCTAATGAAAGCAGTGGATAAATTTGAATACAAACGTGGATATAAGTTTTCAACTTATGCAACTTGGTGGATTAGACAAGCCATTTCAAGAGCTATTGCTGATCAAGCAAGAACGATTAGAATTCCTATTCATATGATAGAAACTATCAATCAAATCAATAAAATCATTCGCGAGTATTTGCAAAAAGAAGGCAAAGAACCCGATGTAAGCATCATCGCTAAAGAAGTAGGCCTTAGCGTGGATAAAGTAAAACAAGTGATTAAAATCACCAAAGAGCCGATTTCGCTTGAAGCACCTATTAGCAATGAGGATGATGGTAAATTTGGAGATTTTGTAGAAGATAGAACTTCAATTTCGCCTATGGATCATATCTTAAAAGATGATTTAAAAGAACAAATTGATGAAGTTTTAGATCAACTTAATGATAGAGAAAAAGCTGTTATTAGAATGCGCTTTGGATTAATGGATGATGAGAGTGATAGAACCTTAGAAGAAATCGGTAAAGAATTAAATGTTACAAGAGAAAGAGTAAGACAAATAGAAAGCTCGGCAATCAAAAAACTTAAGCATCCAAAAGTTGGTAGAAAGCTGAAAAATTACATAGAAGGTTGGAAATAATCCTTGCAAAAAGCAAGGATTAGCTATCTCTAAAAAGCTTTGTCGCTAAATGCGCTGCTCTACTGTGATCGGTATCTTTTTTCAAGGTATTAAAAATTCTACTAATATATTCTTCTAAGATTTGCTGAGAATTATTATTTTTTTCTGCATCACTTAAAATAACTTTACGATATACTCCTTCACTATCTAACTCATAAGCTAAATCATTATCGCTTAATTGTAGTTTTAAAATTTGAGCTAACTTTGCACGAGAATGCTCATCAAAAATAGGAGTCATTAGCTCTAGTCTTCTTTCTAAGTTTCTTGGCATCCAATCAGCACTTGAAATGAAATAATTAGGCGCTGTGTGTTTGAAGTATAAAATTCTAGCATGCTCTAAGTATTTTCCTACTATACTTCTAACTTTTATATTTTCACTATAACCTTTTACTCCAGGTCTTAAACAACAAATTCCACGCACGATTAGTTCTGTTTTTACACCTTTATTAGAGGCATTATATAAAGCTTCAATCACTTCTCCATCTACCAAAGCATTCATTTTTGCTATAATCATTCCATTTTTACCATAGCTTATTTCTGTAGCTATCATATCTAAAATTCTTTCTTTAATTTGCTTTGGACTCATCGATAAAGTTTTTAAGCGGCGACTTTTGCTATATCCTGAAAGGATATGAAAAAAAGTTGTCGTATCTTGCGAGTATTCTTCTTTAGAAGTAAAATAGCTTACATCTGTATAAATTTTAGCCGAGCTTGCGTTATAATTTCCTGTACTAAGATGGTTGTAAATTTTTAACTTATCCCCTTCTTTTCTAATCACTTGCGCTACTTTTGCATGCACTTTAAAACCAGTGATTCCATATATCACATGAGCCCCTGCATTTTCTAGTGATTTTGCCCAGTGTAAGTTATTTTCTTCATCAAAGCGCGCCTTTAATTCAACCATCACAGTAACTTGCTTACCTTCACTTGCAGCATCAATCAAAGCTTGAACAATGCTAGAGTTTTTTTCCACCCTATAAAGTGTCATTCTTATAGAAACAACCTTAGGATCTTTACTTGCTTCTTTGATAAACTGATACACAGGCTCAAAACTCTCATAAGGCTGTATAGCTAAAATATCTTGTTTATCTATCGCACTAAAAATAGAAACATTGTCTCCAAAAGGCGGTAAGATTTTTGGTGTATAAACTGGACTCAATAAATGAGTAAACTCTTTATTAGAGATGATTTGCCATAGTGATGGCAAATTTAAAAGTATGCTGTATTCATAAATATCCTTATGAAAAATATTCATATGAGAACTTAAAAAATCTATAAGTTGCTCATCTGCACCTTTTTCTATCTGCAAGCGTATAAAAGCACCTTTTCTACGAAGCTTCAAGCCCTGCTCCAAAATCAACATAAAATCATCAGCCTCTTCTTCTTCTATCTCCATATCTGCATTTCTAGTAACCCTAAAAGCAGCAGATGATAAAAGCTTATAACCAGGAAAAATATGCTCTGTGTGATGACGCACTATACTTTCTATAGGCACATAAATATTAGAACTCACTTGATAAAATCTTGGCAAAACTCTAGGTATACGAATCATACCAAATTTCAAAAGTTCAGGGTGCATCGGATCGCAAAGCTTCACTGCCAAAGAAAAAGAAAGATTATTTAAGTGTGGAAAAGGATGAGTTGCATCAACTGCAATTGGTACTATCACAGGAAAAATGTTGGAAAAAAAATGCTCATTACATTGTTGTTTTAAATCCTCATCAAGCTTCTCATAAGAACGAATGAATAAATTTTCCTTTTCTAATTCTTGGGTGATTTTAGTAAAATACTGTTCCACTACGTATTTTTCTTCATGTAAATAATTTCTAATAGCTTTAAGCTGCGCAAGAGGAGTCATTTCATCATTACTTGTTGTACCTATTCCTGCTACAAAAAGCTGTTTTAATCCAGCTACTCTTATCATATAAAACTCATCTAAATTTGTACAGTATATAGCAATAAATTTAAGTTTTTCAAGCAAAGGAAGATCTTTGGAGCATTGATCCAAAACACGGGAATTAAATGCAAGCCAAGAAAGTTCTCTATTAATATACATTGATGGTTGAATTTGCATAATACACCTGCCTCATTTTCTAGTATTTAATATTTTAGTATTTCTTTTATTAAAATTTATTTTATTTTTATAATAGTAAATAAATTTATATAAAAAAATAATACTTTTTTTATCTTATTAAAAAAATAATAAATGATTAATAAATTTATATTTACTTTTTAAGTTTTATAGTGTATTATAATTATAATTAAGTTCTTGTAACTTAAACTTCATTCAAAGGAGAGACTTTGAAAAAAGCAAACTCAAAACTTTTTGCTGTTTTCCTCTTCTTACTTGTAATTTTAGCAGGAGTTGGAATGTATACTTTCCATAATGCTAAAGGCACTTCTTATTTTAGTGATGCTAGTGAAAGCTGCAACAACTGTCATATTATGAACGAAGTTTATAATGACTATTTAAAAGCTTCACACTCCAAAGAAATTGATGGTAAACCAAGAGCAACCTGTAATGATTGTCATTTACCACATAGTTTCTTTGAAAAATGGATTGCTAAAGCTCAAAGTGGTTTAGGACATGCTTATGCATTTACTTTCAAACTAGATTCTCTACCAACGCATTTAAGCGCAAATGCAAAAAGTAAAGAAATAGTGCAAAATAACTGTATAGAATGTCACAAAGAGATTGCAAGTAACACCATCAACCCTACTCTAGATCCACATAAGCAAGACAATGCTTTAAACTGTGTATCTTGTCACCAAGGCGTTGGACACAAAAGAGGATTTTAAATGAAAGGAGTATTCAATGAATAACAAAGGCATTTTATATAGTGCTATTAGTGCTACTATAGTAGCAATTGCAGGTGTGCTGTGGCTAAACCAAGACATCACAGCTAAAACAAATGATTCAGTAGGTGGAATTATCTCTCAAGAGATTGTAAAACTTGGTGATGAAAATCCTACATTTGATTATTGGGGGAAAAATTTTCCTGATTATTTAGATATGCATACAGCAGTAGAAAAACAAACACCTAACGCAACAGAATTTGGTGGAAACTTAGCCTACTCAAAATTAATCCGCTATCCACAACTTACTATTCTTTGGGCTGGATATCCATTTAGTATTGATGCAAATGAAGAAAGAGGTCATTTTTGGGTTCAAGTTGACCAAATGGATACCGCTAGAAATAATAAAGATTTCTTAAATGCACACGGTTTTGCAGGATTCGGTGGTCAACCAACAGCTTGTATGAACTGCCATAGCGGATGGACTCCTTGGCTTTTAAATAATACGGCAAAAGGTGATTGGGTAGCATTTAACTCTGCAAAATATTGGACTATGATCAAAACAGTTCCTGCAGTAAACGGAGCTAAAGAAAACTCACCTGAGCATAGCGGGCCACATGGCGGGAAAAGAATGGGTGTTACTTGTGCAGACTGTCACAGCCCTACGGATATGAGTTTAAGACTTACAAGACCAGCTTTAATTAATGCACTCATTTCAAGAGGTTATGAAGCAGATGAAAAACAAGGTGTGAAAGCTTCAAGAAGCGAAATGAGAACTTTGGTATGCTCTCAATGTCACGTTGAATACTACTTTAAGCCAACCGGTACCAAAGTAAAAACTATTGGTGAAAGTATAGCTAATGATAGTTCTAAAAAATGGTGGAATGGCACTCAAAAAACTTATGATGAGTTTGACTCTTGGAGAGATGGTAATAAACCAGTTGAAATTGAGGTTGATGGTATAGAACTAGCATTTCCTTGGAGTGAGTGGAAAAAAGACGAACCATTTAGAATAGAAATGTTTGATGATTATTATGAAAAAAATAGAGAAAATTTTCCAAGCGATTGGGTTCATAAAATCACTAAAGCACCTATGCTAAAAATTCAACACCCAGAAAGCGAGCTTTATAGTGGTGGCGTACATGCTGCAAATGGTGTAAGTTGTGCAGATTGTCACATGCCTTATATTAGAAAAGGTGCAAAAAAAGTTACCAACCATAACATCACTTCACCTTTAGTTGATATCAACTCAGCTTGTAAAACTTGCCATACACAAAGTGAAGGTTATTTGGCTAAACAGGTTAAAGATATCCAAAATTCAGTAGCACACGATTTAAGAACAGCTGAATACTCTTTAGTAAGTTTAATCAAAGATGTAGAAGTCATTCGTGCAGAACTTGGCAAAATGCCTAAATTCCAAACCGATGGTAAGGCAGATGATGCTAAAATTTCAGCCGAATTAAAAGAAGTATTAGAACTTCATAGAAAATCTCAAGTAAGAGCGGACTTTGTGGGTGCTGAAAATTCAACAGGTTTCCATAATCCTAGAGAAGCTTCAAGAATGCTTTTACAATCAGTTGATATGTCAAGACAAGGACAAACTAAACTAGTAGAAATTGCAACCAAAAATGGCATTAAAGATTTTAAAACTTCAAATTTAGGTTTTGAAGATATCCAAAAATTCAACCCAGGTGAAATTCACTACAAAATAGACTTAAATGACAATAAAGCTGGCGATCGTTATTATAAACACCAAGAAATAAATGGTAATCCACCAGCAAAACTTCTTGAAGATGATAAAAATCTAAAACCTTATAACTATAAAGTAATAGATTAATCACCTAAGCCCTCTTTTAGAGGGCTTAAGATTTTACCAAACTTACATCTTCGCCTTTTAAAATTTGATTCATAGTATTCATCGCACACATTTTTCCACACATTGAGCAAGAATTAAGCTCTTCGGGCCTTCTTTCATTAAACATTCTTTTTGCTTTTTCTCCATCGATTGCTAATTTAAACATTTTCTCCCAATCAATATCTTGTCTAGCTTTACTCATTACATCATCTATTTTTCTTTCCTTTGGCAACTTTGCAATATCTCCTGCGTGGGCTGCAATTTTAGTAGCAACTATACCATCTCTTACATCTTCTAAATTTGGAAGTCTTAAATGCTCAGCAGGTGTAACATAGCAAAGTATATCCGCACCAGCCGCAGCAGCCACAGCCCCGCCGATAGCCCCGCTGATGTGATCATACCCTGCGCCTATATCTGTTACTAAAGGTCCTAAAACATAAAATGGCGCGCCGTTACAAATTCTTTTTTCAAGTTGCATATTAGCTTCTATTTCGTTAATAGCCATATGACCGGGTCCTTCTATCATCACCTGCACATCTTGAGCCCATGCCCTTTTAGTTAATAATGAAAGTTCTATAAGTTCAGCAATTTGAGCTCCATCGCTTGCATCATGCGTACAACCAGGTCTTAAAGCATCACCCAAAGAAAGTGTCACATCAAATTCTTTGCAAATAGCAAGCAAATCATCAAAATACTCGTAAAATGGATTTTCAGCATCATTCATTTGCATCCAAGCATAAAGAACTGAGCCTCCTCTTGAAACTATATTAGTAATTCTATCACACTCTTTAAAAACCCTAGCAGCACGAGAATTTATCCCTGCATGAATTGTCATAAAATCCACTCCACTTTTAGCATGATGATATACTACATCTAAAAAATCTTTTGCTTTAATATCTTTTAAATCTTTTTCCAAAAAACCTACCGCATCATAAACAGGCACAGTGCCTATCATAGCTTTTGAAGTAGTAATTAATTCATCTCTAAAACGACTAGTTTTACCATAATTACTAAGATCCATAATAGCTTCAATATTAAACTTATGAGCCAATTCTACCTTTTTCATCTCTTCACTATAATCTACACAGTCATTTGAAACACCTAAATTTACATTTACTTTTGTTTTAAGTCCATAACCAATACCATTTGAATCTAATGCTTTGTGATTAATATTAGCAGGAATGATAATCTTTCCGCATGCAATATTTTCAAGCAAAAAATCTTCACTTACTTGTTCTTTTTGCGCCACAATCTGCATTTGTTTTGTGAAAATTCCTTCTTTTGCATAAGACATTTGAGTTTTCATTGAAATTTATCCTTAAAATAAAATTTGGATAAATGAAGGGTATGTGAGTAGTTGATAAATTATCCCAACGCTAGCATTACCTAGTTCTGGTGCGGTCTAAGCTTTTAGCTTACTCTCAGCCTGTATCACAAGCTCCCGTCATTTATGCAAAAGAAGTATAACAATAAATACAAAACAAAGTTTATTTTTTTATTTGATTTTTAGCTTGCTTGCTAAAATGTAACAATTCTTCGGTAGTTTTTATATAAAAAGGAATTTTTTTAAGACAGTATTTTAAAATTTCACTCGCAGCCAAAGCATCACTTAAGGCTCTATGATGTTTACTTTCAATACACAAAAACTCTTTTAGAGTATCAAGACCATATTTAGGACTTTCGATACATTTTTTAGCTAAATCAATTGTACATAATCTTTTATTTAAAAGTACACCAAAATCATTTTCACGCATAGCCTTAGACATAAAATGATAATCAAAACGCACATTATGTGCTACAAAAATACTATCTTTTAAAAATAACTTAAAGTCATTTAGCACAGTTTTTAAAGAAGGTGCATTTTTTACCATATCCAAACTAATCCCAGTTAATTCGGTAATATTTTCAGGTATAAAATCAACCTTAATAAAACTTTCAAATCTATCAATTTCTTTAAAATTTTGAATTTTTACCGCGCCGATTTCTAAAATTTGGCCACTTTTTATCCCGCCTGTGCTTTCAATATCTACCACACAAAATACTTCATTTTTGATTTTTGTTTTTTTTGTTTTCAAACACAAACAATTTTGCGTATTAAGCTCTACCCCTAATCCTAAAAGCTCAAAAAGATATAAATCAAAATCATAGTGTTTTAATTCTTCTATTTTCTCAAGTTCTTTTAAAACCCAAGGAAAAGGTTTATTTTCTTTGCTTAGCTTGATGATTAAATCATCGATTTGTTGTTGGCTCAAAATTCAAGCTTTAAAGAATTAATTGCTGTTTTTTTATCTTGTGAAGAAAAAATATAACTACCCGCGACTAAAATATCAGCCCCTGCTTCATCCAAATCAGGTGCATTTAAGCCATTTACCCCACCATCAACCTCTATAAAAACTTTTAAATTTTTTCTATCTATCATTTCTCTTAGTTGGCGAATTTTATCATACACTAAAGGTAAAAAACTTTGCCCGCCAAAGCCTGGATTAACACTCATTAAAAGCACCATATCTACAAATTCTAAAATATGTTCTATGCTTGAAACTGGAGTATGTGGATTTAAAACAATAGCAGGATGAATGCCGTTTTTTCTTATATACTCACACACCCTAATAGGATGATTTTCAGCCTCTGCATGAAAGCTAATAAATTTTGGTTTTATTGGGACAAACAAGTTCACAAAGCTATTTACATTATGCACCATTAAATGCACATCTAAAGGAACAGAAGTGATTTTTGATATATTTTCGACTACACAAGGTCCAAAAGTCAAATTTGGCACAAAATGACCATCCATCACATCAATGTGCAATAAATCAGCTCCTGCTTCACATACTTCTTTAATACCTTTTTCTAAATTCAAAAAATTTGCAGACAATAAACTTGGCGCTACATACATTTTATATCTCCAATAAAAGTAAAAAATAATTTTATCATACTTATTATCAAATTTTCTTTA
Encoded here:
- the nrfH gene encoding cytochrome c nitrite reductase small subunit is translated as MKKANSKLFAVFLFLLVILAGVGMYTFHNAKGTSYFSDASESCNNCHIMNEVYNDYLKASHSKEIDGKPRATCNDCHLPHSFFEKWIAKAQSGLGHAYAFTFKLDSLPTHLSANAKSKEIVQNNCIECHKEIASNTINPTLDPHKQDNALNCVSCHQGVGHKRGF
- a CDS encoding ammonia-forming cytochrome c nitrite reductase subunit c552 translates to MNNKGILYSAISATIVAIAGVLWLNQDITAKTNDSVGGIISQEIVKLGDENPTFDYWGKNFPDYLDMHTAVEKQTPNATEFGGNLAYSKLIRYPQLTILWAGYPFSIDANEERGHFWVQVDQMDTARNNKDFLNAHGFAGFGGQPTACMNCHSGWTPWLLNNTAKGDWVAFNSAKYWTMIKTVPAVNGAKENSPEHSGPHGGKRMGVTCADCHSPTDMSLRLTRPALINALISRGYEADEKQGVKASRSEMRTLVCSQCHVEYYFKPTGTKVKTIGESIANDSSKKWWNGTQKTYDEFDSWRDGNKPVEIEVDGIELAFPWSEWKKDEPFRIEMFDDYYEKNRENFPSDWVHKITKAPMLKIQHPESELYSGGVHAANGVSCADCHMPYIRKGAKKVTNHNITSPLVDINSACKTCHTQSEGYLAKQVKDIQNSVAHDLRTAEYSLVSLIKDVEVIRAELGKMPKFQTDGKADDAKISAELKEVLELHRKSQVRADFVGAENSTGFHNPREASRMLLQSVDMSRQGQTKLVEIATKNGIKDFKTSNLGFEDIQKFNPGEIHYKIDLNDNKAGDRYYKHQEINGNPPAKLLEDDKNLKPYNYKVID
- the flgG gene encoding flagellar basal-body rod protein FlgG, whose translation is MLRSLYTAASGMVSQQTQIDVTSNNISNVNTVGYKKSRAEFADLMYQTMKYAGTSTSSTTKHPSGIEVGLGSRVTAVSKIFSEGSLKQTSTSGLDMAIAGNNGFFQIQMPDGTIAYTRNGQFTKDAEGNIVNSDGYRLLPEMTIPEDATAINVASDGTVSVMQPGNTAETQIGQIELVNFINPAGLHALGDNLLVETDASGAPIAGIAGENGFSVIKHGFVELSNVQLVEEMTDLITGQRAYEAGSKAITTSDDMLGIVNQLKR
- the thiC gene encoding phosphomethylpyrimidine synthase ThiC; amino-acid sequence: MKTQMSYAKEGIFTKQMQIVAQKEQVSEDFLLENIACGKIIIPANINHKALDSNGIGYGLKTKVNVNLGVSNDCVDYSEEMKKVELAHKFNIEAIMDLSNYGKTSRFRDELITTSKAMIGTVPVYDAVGFLEKDLKDIKAKDFLDVVYHHAKSGVDFMTIHAGINSRAARVFKECDRITNIVSRGGSVLYAWMQMNDAENPFYEYFDDLLAICKEFDVTLSLGDALRPGCTHDASDGAQIAELIELSLLTKRAWAQDVQVMIEGPGHMAINEIEANMQLEKRICNGAPFYVLGPLVTDIGAGYDHISGAIGGAVAAAAGADILCYVTPAEHLRLPNLEDVRDGIVATKIAAHAGDIAKLPKERKIDDVMSKARQDIDWEKMFKLAIDGEKAKRMFNERRPEELNSCSMCGKMCAMNTMNQILKGEDVSLVKS
- the rpoD gene encoding RNA polymerase sigma factor RpoD, producing the protein MANGTNVLEELFKENSKDYITYEKLVKYFAKLPNTTSAKKIHDLMDKYKVELISSAEIAKKRNLEEAKKLQEEKQKLQDTSLENEFDLANENDLLEWSRSDSPVRMYLREMGQIALLNKDEEIEISKKIELGEDIIIDAFCSVPYLIDFILDYKEPLINRERRVKELFKSFEDDDKSDDDKSDDEVDHEDDGEHEESENSNEKKPKKTSKKEDERTLKVIESFKALEKAKKEWLKTISTINAEKNNDELLDKLIIAFKKNILKEKLMDLGPTSKLISEIVKSMETALKSDEEFDKELKRLEYRLPMFSDELKQRHQDILKDITKLSKEEIAERALETTMVSTYMEIKKLIQTKEASQNSFDLEKDQLKEILEQIKRGKKISDEAKTRMAKSNLRLVVSIAKRYTNRGLPFLDLIQEGNIGLMKAVDKFEYKRGYKFSTYATWWIRQAISRAIADQARTIRIPIHMIETINQINKIIREYLQKEGKEPDVSIIAKEVGLSVDKVKQVIKITKEPISLEAPISNEDDGKFGDFVEDRTSISPMDHILKDDLKEQIDEVLDQLNDREKAVIRMRFGLMDDESDRTLEEIGKELNVTRERVRQIESSAIKKLKHPKVGRKLKNYIEGWK
- a CDS encoding flagellar hook-basal body protein, which produces MQNGYYQATGAMVTQFNRLDVVTNNLANVNTSGYKRDNVVIADFKRIFKETQDELPIENHTRDAARFVNTTIDRVPQVNHVYTNFSVGSMKMTHNPLDLALAREDTFYLIKTNNGEVRLSQDGNFQLDDEGYLVNRQGYRVLSSDYFNNPENDGIRVGDSTSFINVDKNGIISASNQDIARLFVAQVDDLRDLQKDGDNMYKIDNLNKIRDLPNSSAVKQGFTQGSNVNPVTEMVGLIEANRMVEMYQKVMTSHMDDLNQEAINKLASTK
- a CDS encoding 3'-5' exonuclease; the protein is MSQQQIDDLIIKLSKENKPFPWVLKELEKIEELKHYDFDLYLFELLGLGVELNTQNCLCLKTKKTKIKNEVFCVVDIESTGGIKSGQILEIGAVKIQNFKEIDRFESFIKVDFIPENITELTGISLDMVKNAPSLKTVLNDFKLFLKDSIFVAHNVRFDYHFMSKAMRENDFGVLLNKRLCTIDLAKKCIESPKYGLDTLKEFLCIESKHHRALSDALAASEILKYCLKKIPFYIKTTEELLHFSKQAKNQIKK
- a CDS encoding RNA degradosome polyphosphate kinase; the encoded protein is MQIQPSMYINRELSWLAFNSRVLDQCSKDLPLLEKLKFIAIYCTNLDEFYMIRVAGLKQLFVAGIGTTSNDEMTPLAQLKAIRNYLHEEKYVVEQYFTKITQELEKENLFIRSYEKLDEDLKQQCNEHFFSNIFPVIVPIAVDATHPFPHLNNLSFSLAVKLCDPMHPELLKFGMIRIPRVLPRFYQVSSNIYVPIESIVRHHTEHIFPGYKLLSSAAFRVTRNADMEIEEEEADDFMLILEQGLKLRRKGAFIRLQIEKGADEQLIDFLSSHMNIFHKDIYEYSILLNLPSLWQIISNKEFTHLLSPVYTPKILPPFGDNVSIFSAIDKQDILAIQPYESFEPVYQFIKEASKDPKVVSIRMTLYRVEKNSSIVQALIDAASEGKQVTVMVELKARFDEENNLHWAKSLENAGAHVIYGITGFKVHAKVAQVIRKEGDKLKIYNHLSTGNYNASSAKIYTDVSYFTSKEEYSQDTTTFFHILSGYSKSRRLKTLSMSPKQIKERILDMIATEISYGKNGMIIAKMNALVDGEVIEALYNASNKGVKTELIVRGICCLRPGVKGYSENIKVRSIVGKYLEHARILYFKHTAPNYFISSADWMPRNLERRLELMTPIFDEHSRAKLAQILKLQLSDNDLAYELDSEGVYRKVILSDAEKNNNSQQILEEYISRIFNTLKKDTDHSRAAHLATKLFRDS
- the rpe gene encoding ribulose-phosphate 3-epimerase, with the translated sequence MYVAPSLLSANFLNLEKGIKEVCEAGADLLHIDVMDGHFVPNLTFGPCVVENISKITSVPLDVHLMVHNVNSFVNLFVPIKPKFISFHAEAENHPIRVCEYIRKNGIHPAIVLNPHTPVSSIEHILEFVDMVLLMSVNPGFGGQSFLPLVYDKIRQLREMIDRKNLKVFIEVDGGVNGLNAPDLDEAGADILVAGSYIFSSQDKKTAINSLKLEF